The DNA window GTAATCGCCATAACCCTGGAGACGGCCGTTGATAATGGTGTTAGGGTTGTGGGTGGTGAGCATTTTGCGCATTTTGGCAGCTTCCCATTCGTCGGCGGAGTGTTCCCAGTCGCCGTCAAACCACCAGAGGTCTGGATTAAATTTGGTCATGACTTCTTCCATCTGTCCTTCGTAGAACTTGAGGAAACGCTGCCACCTGGCGGGTTGGGCTTTGATGTCGTAGCGGTTACTGTCTTTCAGAAACTGTGGATAGTCGGGATAACTCCAATCTATCAACGAAAAATAGGCACCACATTTGATACTGTCGCGCCGCAATGCCGCATAGAAGGGGGTGAGCACGTCTTTTTTAGCGGGTGTACTGTTGACAACATCCAGTTTACTGTATTTACTGTCCCACAGGGCTACGCCATCGTGGTGTTTGGTGGTCATAACTGCATATCGCGCGCCGGATTCTTTGATAAGATCAGCCCAGGCTTGCGGGTCGTAATTACTGGCAGTAAAGCCTTTCAGCTGCTGCATGTAATCGGGATAGGAGATTTTTTTGTTGTGGAAAGACCAGGATTCGTCGACTCCTTTTACAGAATAGATGCCCCAGTGAATGAAGATGCCGAGTTTGGCGTCGGCAAACCACTGCATTTTTTCTTTAATGTCTTCCGGTTTGGTCTGCTGCTGAGCATTGGCAGTTGTAAAAAGCTGCATGGCACAGGCTCCCAGCACAAGTAATCTTTTCATCGTTCCGATTAAATTAGTTCTTAAAATATGTGTTGTCCACAAAAAGAAAGCGTGAAAATAGGTTTAATGATTATATTTAGCGCCGATATTTTCAGGTAAATCATTGAAAATTATAAAATAATATCAGAAAAATGCAACCGACTTTATTGATTTTAGCGGCCGGTATGGCCAGTCGATACGGCAGTTTAAAGCAAATCCAGTCTTTTGGGCCAAGCGGTGAGACTATCATTGACTACTCTATTTATGATGCTATCCGTGCAGGATTTGGCAAGATCGTATTTATTATCCGTGAGAACTTTGCTGAAGAGTTCAAGGAAATCTTTGAGCCCAAGCTGAAAGGCCGTGTAGCGACTGATTATGTATTTCAGGATATGGATTCCTTTACTGGTGATTACCAGATCCCGGCTGACAGGACTAAACCCTGGGGTACTGCACATGCGATCCTTTGTGCTAAAAACGCCATCAATGAACCATTTGCAGTGATCAACGCAGATGACTTCTATGGAGCGGATGCTTTTGTGAAAATGGCTGCTTTCCTGAATGGTGAAACCAAAGCTGATATCTACAGTGTTGTAGGTTATGAGCTGGGTAAAACAGTGAGCGAGCACGGTTCTGTGTCCCGTGGTGTTTGTGCTGTGAATGGTACTGGTTTCCTGTCTGCTATCAACGAGAGAACAAAAATTTATACTGACAATGGTCAGATCGTTTATGAAGAAGCTGATGGCAGCAAACATCCGCTGTCTGCTGATACACCGGTGTCTATGAACTTCTGGGGTTTCCATCCCAGCGTATTTGACCTGAGCCAGACGCTGTTTAACGAGTTCCTGCAGAAAAGCGGCACCAACCCTAAATCGGAGTTCTTTATTCCGATTGTGGCTGACGAGTTTATCCGCCGGGATATCGGTAAGGTAAAAGTACTGCCTACCACAGCGAAATGGTTTGGTGTTACTTACAAAGAAGATGCACCGGGTGTGCAGGCCAGCTTGTCGGCATTGGTTAAAAATGGAGAATATCCCGACAATTTATGGAAATAATACCCAACAAATTAATCCTTCAGGCTTTCGGACTGGAGCCTGAAGGATTAAACGTCCGAAAGTTCGGATCAGGACACATCAACAACACTTTTCTGCTCGAAAAGAAAGAGGACGGCAGCAAATATGTTTTACAGAAAATCAATGTAAACGTATTTAAGGAACCTGGAGTAATTGCCGCCAACCAAAGAATGGCAGCCGATTATCTCGCAGCACATCATCCGGAGTATCTGTTCATTACGCCCATACCCACTGTTACCGGGGAAGAGCTTTTTGTAATGGACAACGAGTACTGGCGAATGATTCCGTTTATTGCCGGATCCGTGACGGTAGATCAGGCCGACAACCCAAAGCAGGCATTTGAAGCAGCCAGACAATTCGGCCGCCTTGCTAATTACCTTTCGGGCATCGACCTGAAGCCGTTTAAAGCTTCGATTCCAAACTTTCACAATCTTACCTTGCGCTACAGTGCTTTTCAGGAAGCTATCCGCAACGCCAGGGAAGACAGGAAAGCAGCAGCAGAAGAGATGATTGAAGAATTCCTCCGCTACTCCGATATCGCAGTCACGTATGAACAGCTGAAAACAAATCCCGAATTCAGAGACCACCTGATGCACCATGATACCAAAATCAATAATGTGCTGCTCAACAAAGACACATATGAAGGTATCTGCGTCTGCGATCTGGATACACTGATGCCGGGAAAAATCATCTCAGACCTCGGAGACATGGTACGCACTTATGTTTGCCCCGTTTCTGAAGAAGAGCCGGATGTCAGCCAGATCATTATCCGCGAAGAATATTTCGAAGCACTCATGCAGGGATATCTCGGAGAAATAGGCAGCACTTTAACCAAAGTGGAAAAAGAACAACTCTTTTTTGCAGGAAAGTTCATGATCTACATGCAGGGGATACGATTCCTCACCGATTATCTCAACGGCGATGTCTACTACCCGATTAAGTACGACACCCACAACTACGACCGCGCACATAACCAGCTGGTACTGCTGCAGCGGCTCATCGAAAAACAAGAAACATTGCAGGCTATCATCGATAAATGCCTCCTTGTCAGTGAACAGGTTTAGACTAGTGAACAATCAAATGAAATCATTCTGAAATCCCGATGCGCTCCTGCATCGGGATTTTTTTTACACCTTCCACCACCTCTCCCTGCTTTATGCTCTCACCAGACCTTTAGTATTTGGTGACCGGTTTTGGTCGTTTGTTAGAAATGAATTAATAATCGACTTCTTTTTTTGAATATTTTCAAAAACACATAAAGGGATTAATTTTTGACGAAAAATTTTATGCTTTGTTGTTTTTTATTTTTTTCACGAATACATTTGTACTGATACAATAACAATCACCTCCTATGTGGGAAAATAAAGACAACATAAAACTTAATCACATCGTACCTCAGCTCAACTGGGCTATCACGAAGGTCGTGATTATCGTCGTTGTCATTATTAGCCACCATTATGGAGGATAGGTCCACGTGTATAATCAAAACGATATAACGCCTTCCTCCGCAACGAGGAAGGCTTTTTTTTTGACTACTATTTTGACGCTAATAATTCAATTTTATGTATAGCTATTACAACAACGACACCATTCTCTATCTCAACGGCGAGTATCTGAAAGCAACTGCGGCCACCACTGATCTGTTCGGCCAATCATTACACTACGGTTACGCCGTATTCGAAGGAATCCGCGCTTATAAAACAGCAAACGGACAAGTGAAGGTCTTCAAGGCCAAAGAACACTTTGATCGTTTGAAGCGTTCCTGCGAATTGATCCACATCCCCTACGACTTCAACAACGACGAGCTGATCGCCGCATGCTACAAAGTGCTGGAGATGAACAATATGGAAGAAGCCTACATCAGACCGCTGGTATTCTGTCCACCCAACATGACCCTGAAAGCAGCGAGTGAATCCAACATCCTCATCTGCGCCTGGGAATGGGGTGCTTACCTCGGTGAAAAACTGCTGCGCATCATGACTTCCTCCTTCGAGCGACCGAATCCTAAAGCATTCAAGATAGAATCCAAATCGGCCGGCCTGTATGTAAACTCGATACTGGCATCACAGGAAGCCAAACAAAAAGGATACGATGAAGCACTGTTAATGGACATGAATGGTTATGTGGCAGAAGGTCCGGGCGCCAACATCTTCTTCGAAAAAGACGGCAAACTCTTCACTCCTCCAGCCGGTAATATTCTTGCAGGCATCACTCGCGCCACTGTTATCGAACTTTGCCAGGAACTGCAAATCCCTCTCGAAGAAAAACTCTTTACCATCGATGAATTAAAACAAGCCGACGCTGCTTTCTTCTGCGGTACTGCTGCAGAAGTGGTAGGCCTCGAATCCATCGACGGACAGCCTTTCGCCAAAACATGGGCCTCTTCTCTCGGAAAAGTATTACAACAAGCCTACAAAGCAAGAGTGCTCGAAAAATCCTTTCAACGCGAAGCACAATTAGCATAGCCTTTAGCTGTTAGTATTTTAGCTGTCAGTGCTAAATGCTGACAGCTAAAAGCTAAAAGCTCCCTTGGACTCTGTAAAACGAAAAATGCAGAATCCTCTGTAGTAAAGGGTTTGAAAGACCTTGGGGCAGATTTGAAGACCGGTTTATTAAAAATTCTTGGTTTGAATTTGCCAGCCTCACCGGGTAATTTGTGACGGATTTTAAAATAGGATTACTATCAACCGTAATCCGGGAAACATCAACTGCAATGGAATTAAATAAATACAGCAAAACGATTACACAGGACCCTACGCAGCCAGCTGCGCAGGCGCAACTATACGGTATCGGCCTTACAGAAGAAGACCTGAAAAAAGCCCAGGTAGGTATTGCCAGCATGGGTTATGATGGTAACACCTGTAACATGCACCTCAATGACCTCGCACAGGATGTGAAAAAAGGCGTCTGGGCCAATGATCTGGTCGGACTCACTTTCCACACCATCGGCGTCAGTGACGGTATGAGCAATGGTACGCCTGGTATGCGTTACTCCCTGGTAAGCCGCGATCTGATTGCAGATTCCATTGAAACTGTTTGTGGTGCTCAATACTATGATGCACTCATCACCGTACCTGGCTGCGATAAAAACATGCCCGGTTCACTGATGGCTATGGGGCGCCTCAATCGCCCGTCCATCATGGTTTACGGCGGTACCATCGCACCCGGTAAATACAAAGGCCAGGACCTCAACATCATCTCTGCTTTCGAAGCACTCGGTCAGAAAATGGCCGGTACACTGGACGAAGGTGATTTCAAAGGTATCGTAATGAATTCCTGCCCCGGCGCCGGCGCCTGCGGTGGAATGTACACTGCCAATACCATGTCTTCCGCTATCGAAGCATTGGGTATGAGCCTGCCTTACAGCTCATCCAGCCCCGCCCTGAGCAAGGAAAAAAAGGAAGAATGTGCCAACGCCGGCAAATACATCCGCCTGCTCCTGGAAAAAGATATCAAACCCAGAGATATCATGACGAAAGAGGCATTTGAAAATGCACTCACCGTGATCATGGCACTGGGTGGTAGTACCAACGCAGTACTGCACTTCATCGCTATCGCAAAATCAGTAGGCGTGTCCGTTACACTGGAAGATTTTCAGCGTTCCAGCGACAAAACCCCGCTGATAGCCGATCTTAAACCCAGCGGTAAATACCTGATGGAAGACCTGCACAATATCGGCGGTGTTCCGTTAGTGATGAAATACCTGCTGAAACAAGGCCGCCTGCATGGTCATTGCATGACCGTGACTGGCAAAACCATCGCTGAAAATCTGGAGTCTGTTCCGGATATCGATTTCGGCACACAGGATATTATCGTTCCCGTGGAGAAGGCGCTGAAAGCCAACGGCCATATCCAGATATTATATGGCAACCTCGCCGAACAAGGCTCTGTTGCTAAAATCACCGGTAAGGAAGGCGAACAGTTCAAAGGACCTGCCCGCGTATTTGACGGTGAATTTGAACTCATCGCTGGTATTCAATCCGGCAGAGTGAAAAAAGGCGATGTAGTGGTAATCCGCCAGGTAGGCCCTAAAGGAGCACCTGGTATGCCGGAAATGCTGAAACCTACCAGTGCCATCATGGGCGTAGGACTGGGTAAAAATGTGGCGCTGATTACTGACGGCCGTTTCTCCGGTGGTACGCATGGTTTCGTGGTAGGACATATCACACCGGAAGCTTTCGAAGGTGGTAACATCGCCCTCGTACAAGACGACGACATTATCGAAATAGATGCAGTGAACAATACAATCAATATGGAAGTTAGCGCGGAAGAACTGGCTGCCCGCAGGGCCCGGTGGACCGCTCCGGCATTGAAGGTATCCAATGGAATCTTATTTAAGTACGCAAAACTTGTTAAAAATGCAACAGAAGGATGTGTTACCGATGAAGGCTGAGGAAGCTGATAAACGGTTGGCCGCTAAACCTGTTATCTCCGGCGCAGAAGCCGTAATCCGTTCCCTCATCGCTGAAGGAGTAGATACCATCTTCGGATACCCCGGCGGTGCCATCATGCCAATCTATGATGCACTGTATGATTTCCAGGACCAGGTCCATCATATACTGGTGAGGCATGAACAGGGTGCTACACACGCGGCCCAGGGTTATGCCCGCAGCTCCGGCAGAACAGGAGTGGCCTTCGCCACTTCCGGTCCGGGCGCCACCAACCTGGTCACCGGGCTGGCAGATGCTTATATGGATAGTACACCGATGGTGTGCATCACCGGTCAGGTAGGTGCAGCCCTGCTGGGTACAGACGCTTTCCAGGAAACAGACGTGATTGGTATCACCATGCCTATCACCAAATGGAATATTCAGGTGACCCGCCAGGAAGATATTCCGGGCGCTATCGCCAAAGCTTTTTATATCGCCCGCAGCGGCCGCCCAGGCCCTGTACTGGTGGATATCACTAAAAATGCACAGTTCGGCGAATTCGAATATGAATATATACCGTGTACGGCTATACGTAGTTATCAACCGGTACCGCAACTGAATCTGGATGCTGTAACAGCTGCTGCTGCACTGATCAACGAAGCGAAAAAACCTTTCCTGCTCGTAGGCCATGGCGTACTGTTGTCAGGCGCTGAAAAAGCCCTGATAGCACTGGCAGAAAAAGCACAGATACCGATGGCTTCTACATTGCTGGGTCTCTCTGCTGTTCCGGTAGACCACCCGCTGTATGTAGGTATGCTGGGCATGCACGGCAACTACGGCCCCAATGTGCTCACTGGCGAATGTGATGCCCTCATCGCCGTCGGCATGCGCTTCGATGACCGTGTAACCGGCGACGTGGAAACCTATGCCAACAAAGCAAAAGTTATTCACATCGAAATAGACGCTGCCGAGATCAACAAAATCATCAAGGCTGATGTGGCCGTGTATGCAGATGCTAAAACAGCCCTGGAAGCGCTGCTGGAAGAAGTAAACCCTGCCAGCCATGAACAATGGATCGCAGAATTCCAGGCTGCACATCAGAAAGAATACGATAAAGTACAACACCGCGAACTGTATCCGGAAGCAGGTGAACTGAAAATGGCGGAGGTAATACGGCTCATCTCCGAAAAAACAAAAGGAGAAGCAGTCTTGGTTACAGACGTTGGTCAGCATCAGATGGTAGCTTCCCGTTACTATCGTTTCAAAAACCCGAACACCAACATCACCTCCGGTGGTATGGGTACGATGGGCTTCTCCCTGCCGGCGGCCATGGGCGCTAAAATGGGTACACCCGAAAAAGAAGTGGTAGCCATTATCGGTGATGGTTGTTTCCAGATGACCTTACAGGAACTGGGTACTATCTATCAGTCCAAAATAGGTGTGAAAATCGTGATCCTGAACAACAACTTCCTTGGCATGGTTCGCCAGTGGCAGCAACTGTTCTTCGACAAACGTTATTCCTCTACCGAAATGGTCAACCCGGATTTCGTTCAGATCGCCAAAGGATTTTATATTCCTGGCAAAAAAATTACCGCGCGCGAAGATATTTCAGCAGCTATCGATGAAATGCTGGCCCACGACGGCGCTTACCTGCTGGAAGTTGTGGTGGAAAAAGAAGACAACGTATTCCCTATGGTACCGGCTGGTGCCCCTGTTGCCAATATCCGACTGGAGTAGTACCATCAGATTATAACAGACAAGCAATTAATTTTTTTATAAGACATGCCTCTCCCTTTTGGCCCGCTGCAAGCAGGATTCGAGGGAGGGGACGCCCAAGCTGTTTTTATGCAAAAAGAATATACAGTTACGGTTTATACGGAAGACCGTATAGGTATTACCAACCGTATCACCATAATCTTTACCCGCAGAGGGATCAATATCACCAGTCTTACCACTGCTGAAACCGAGATCCCTGGCGTGTATAAGTTCATTATAACGGTGATGTCTACACGTGAAAAACTGGATAAGGTGGTTGGTCAGATTGAAAGACTGATTGAAATTCACCGTGCCTTTGTACACGAGGAAGAGGAAGTGGTGTACCAGGAACTGGCATTGTATAAAATTTCTACACGGTCACTGGATACCGGTGATATCGAAAGACTGATCCGTGAAAATCAGGCACGTATCCTGACTATCACGGCAGACTATTTCGTGATCGAGAAAACCGGCCACCAGCAGGAGCTGACAGACTTCATCAAAAAGCTGGAACCCTATGGTCTGATCGAATATTCCAAAAGCGGAAGAGTAGCGATCGTCAAATGGAGCCGCCGCTTCCACGAACATCTGAAAGAACTGCAGGCAGTACCGGAATCATAACCAGCTGCTGCAAACATTAATAAGCCTTTATTCATTTACTTAAAATTTACAGCTAATAGCTAATGGCTAGTAGCTAAAAGCTAAAAACACAAAACATGGCAACCATCAATTTTGGAGGTGTACTCGAAGAAGTAGTAACCAGGGAAGAATTTCCAATGGAAAAAGCAAGGGAAGTCCTGAAAAACGAAGTGATCGCAGTTATCGGCTATGGTGTACAAGGCCCCGGCCAGGCACTGAACCTGAAAGATAACGGCTTCAATGTTATCGTTGGTCAGCGTAAAAATTCCAAAACCTGGGATAAAGCGGTAGCTGATGGCTGGGTTCCGGGCGAAACTTTATTCGATATCGAAGAAGCTGCTGCTAAAGGTACTATCATTCAGTTCCTGTTGTCTGATGCAGGTCAGATCACCCTGTGGCCTACACTGAAACAACACCTGGCTCCTGGTAAAGCGCTGTACTTCTCCCATGGATTTGGTATTACCTATAAAGAGCAGACTGGTATTATTCCTCCTGCTGATGTAGACGTAATCCTGGTGGCTCCCAAAGGTTCCGGTACTTCTCTGCGCCGCCTGTTCCTGGCTGGTCAGGGTCTGAACTCCAGCTTCGCTATCTTCCAGGATGCTACCGGCCGTGCTAAAGAACGCGCAGTAGCACTGGGTATCGGCGTAGGCTCCGGTTACCTGTTCGAAACAGATTTCAAAAAAGAAGTATTCTCCGACCTCACCGGCGAACGTGGTTCACTGATGGGCTGTATCCAGGGTATCTTCGCTGCTCAATACGAAACACTGCGCAGAAATGGTCACTCCCCTTCTGAAGCATTCAACGAAACAGTAGAAGAGCTGACTCAGTCTCTGATGCCACTCGTTGCTGAAAACGGTATGGACTGGATGTACGCTAACTGCTCCACTACTGCACAACGTGGTGCACTCGACTGGTGGAAGAAATTTAAAGATGCTACCCAGCCTGTATTTGACGAGCTGTATGCCAGCGTTGCCGCTGGTAAAGAAGCTGCCCGTTCTATCGCTTCCAACAGTACTCCTGACTATCGCGAGAAACTGAACGAAGAACTGAAAGAACTGCGCGAAAGCGAAATGTGGCAGGCTGGTGCAGCTGTTCGCAAGCTCAGACCTAATGCATAATATTTTATGATTTGGTTATTTGATTATTGAACAAATAATCAAATAACCAAATCTCCCAAATGAATTAATATGTCCTCTAATCTAATAGCTGGTGTTAACCCGCTCAATATCCTCGATGCATCGGTGAAATTGAAGCCTGTGGTTAATCGCACTCCGTTGACTTATAGCGCTACGCTTTCCCGCCGCTATAACTGTGATGTATATCTGAAAAGAGAGGATATGCAGATTGTACGCTCTTATAAACTGCGCGGAGCCTACAACCTGATCAGCAGTCTGCCTGCCGATCTGCTGGCAAAAGGCGTAACCTGCGCCAGCGCCGGAAATCACGCACAGGGCTTTGCCTATGCCTGCAAAGCCTTAAATATCAAAGGCGTGGTTTTTATGCCCATCATCACACCAAAACAAAAAGTAAATCAGGTGAATATGTTCGGCGGTGACAATATCGAAATACGCCTCATCGGCGATACCTTCGATGATTGTTCTGCTGAAGCCCAGGCTTTCACTGCAGCCAGCGGCATGACTTTCATCCCTCCCTTCGACAACGCTAAAATCATCGAAGGCCAGGGGACCGTAGCCGTAGAAATTCTGGAAGATCAAACCAATATCGACTATCTCTTTGTACCCGTAGGCGGTGGCGGACTGGCCGCAGGCGTAGGCACCTACTTCAGGACCTATAGCCCCAAAACCCGCATCATCGGCGTAGAGCCCGAAGGGGCTGCTTCCATGCAACGTGCCCTCGAAAATGGCGGCCCTGTTACCCTCGAAGAAATTGAACGTTTCGTTGATGGCGCAGCTGTAAAAAGAGTAGGTGCCCTCAACTACGAGATCTGCCGGGAAGTGCTGGACCAGATGCACCCCGTGCCGGAAGGCATGGTATGCTCTACCATCCTGAAATTATACAATGAAGACGCCATCGTGGTAGAACCCGCCGGCGCCCTCTCTATCACTGCCCTCCAGGATTTTGCAGCAGAAATCAAAGGAAAGAAAGTAGTCTGCATCATCAGCGGCAGCAACAACGATATCGACCGTATGCAGGAAATAAAAGAACGTTCCCTGCTCTACGAAGGACTCAAGCATTACTTTATTGTACGTTTTGCACAACGTCCCGGCGCACTCAGAGAATTCCTCAACCATATTCTCGGGCCCAACGATGATATCACCCGCTTCGAATTTATTCAGAAACATAATAAGGAAACAGGCCCTGCACTCGTAGGTATAGAACTGAAGTGCAGAGAGGATTATGATACTCTCATCGCCAATTTCCGGAAATATAATTTTCAGTTCACCGAACTGAATAAAGACGATAACCTGTTTGGTTATCTGGTTTAACGTTTGACAAATAGTTGTTTTAAGAGTAATACAAGCCTGATCATTTTTATGAGCGGGCTTTTTTATTGGTTAACCACCGCGTGCAATGTGGCCAGATATTCCTCCTTTAAATAGGGATGCAACTCTTCATCCTCCAATCGGAACTGATTTTTTTGATGATAGCCTGTTTTATCTCCAGTGGTACCATGTCAGATCGCTCCTGCTGCCGTTTTACAGTGTCATAAAAAACAACAAAAGATTTTTTCTTTGGTGCGATGTCCGGAACAGACAGCAGATACTCCCATTTTTTGCTCCACGACTGATACTGTGGGAAAACAGGCATATGCAGGGCAGCATAAAAGTCCGCTTTTTTATTACCAGTAGCAGTTACCAGAAAATCTCTGGCTTAATTGCTTTCTCTGTTTAAGCTGCTCTTGAATATTTTCAATCTGCTTGTTGTCAGTTTTCATGTTTTTATTTACCGCAATGGGTGAGCTAGTAAAAAAACTCGCCACTATCGCCATATTCCTGGCGTATGAAATGTTCTATATCTGTATAAGTATATTGTTTCTGTGTTTTCGCTGTCTGCATGATCAGTTGATATTTAACATCAAAACGCTGGTCATAACCGGTAGGAATCTGTGGTTCAACGGCCATAGGGGTGTCAAAAAGCGGGTGGCTGATAACCGGTACATCCAAGCCTAGTTTTCGGCGCACCTTAAACAGATTGATAAACTCCATCGGAATTAATCCGGGGCCCAGAAACTCCTCGTATTCCCATTTTTCTCCACGCTGTATACCTACGCTGTTCAGATGATGATCACACAATTCATTCCAGTAGGAGGTTGGAAGGTTGCTATAGTCATCCCAATGATCAATCAGGTTTTGATAGATGCCATACCCTTTCCCGAAGGCAAGCACTCTTTCTTTAACAGGGTTGTGTCCCAGCCATTTTTCCACCAGGAAATGCAGCAGTTGGGTACTGGGATAAACCTTTTGTGTTTTATGTTCCTTGCTGGTTTTGTACTCATCCATGTTGAGATAGTCCACAGATTTTCCGATCAATATTTCCAGCAGGTTGTTTCTTTCCGTGTATAGCGCATATTGAA is part of the Chitinophaga flava genome and encodes:
- a CDS encoding alpha-L-fucosidase gives rise to the protein MKRLLVLGACAMQLFTTANAQQQTKPEDIKEKMQWFADAKLGIFIHWGIYSVKGVDESWSFHNKKISYPDYMQQLKGFTASNYDPQAWADLIKESGARYAVMTTKHHDGVALWDSKYSKLDVVNSTPAKKDVLTPFYAALRRDSIKCGAYFSLIDWSYPDYPQFLKDSNRYDIKAQPARWQRFLKFYEGQMEEVMTKFNPDLWWFDGDWEHSADEWEAAKMRKMLTTHNPNTIINGRLQGYGDYDTPEQNFPVTRPHYHWWELCMTINNNWGWQPQDTNWKTPFEIITIFVDAVSNGGNLLLDIGPKADGSIPAEEVHMLKELGAWNQKNGEAIFNTIAGLPQGHFYGPTTLSKDSTTLYLFLPGKTSGQVAIKGLSNKIESISVVGNGTPLTHKVVGKISWSPVPGLVYIDVPENVQDKYVTVLKVKLDKTVKLYRGKGGFLTNE
- a CDS encoding nucleotidyltransferase family protein, which gives rise to MQPTLLILAAGMASRYGSLKQIQSFGPSGETIIDYSIYDAIRAGFGKIVFIIRENFAEEFKEIFEPKLKGRVATDYVFQDMDSFTGDYQIPADRTKPWGTAHAILCAKNAINEPFAVINADDFYGADAFVKMAAFLNGETKADIYSVVGYELGKTVSEHGSVSRGVCAVNGTGFLSAINERTKIYTDNGQIVYEEADGSKHPLSADTPVSMNFWGFHPSVFDLSQTLFNEFLQKSGTNPKSEFFIPIVADEFIRRDIGKVKVLPTTAKWFGVTYKEDAPGVQASLSALVKNGEYPDNLWK
- a CDS encoding phosphotransferase enzyme family protein, which gives rise to MEIIPNKLILQAFGLEPEGLNVRKFGSGHINNTFLLEKKEDGSKYVLQKINVNVFKEPGVIAANQRMAADYLAAHHPEYLFITPIPTVTGEELFVMDNEYWRMIPFIAGSVTVDQADNPKQAFEAARQFGRLANYLSGIDLKPFKASIPNFHNLTLRYSAFQEAIRNAREDRKAAAEEMIEEFLRYSDIAVTYEQLKTNPEFRDHLMHHDTKINNVLLNKDTYEGICVCDLDTLMPGKIISDLGDMVRTYVCPVSEEEPDVSQIIIREEYFEALMQGYLGEIGSTLTKVEKEQLFFAGKFMIYMQGIRFLTDYLNGDVYYPIKYDTHNYDRAHNQLVLLQRLIEKQETLQAIIDKCLLVSEQV
- a CDS encoding branched-chain amino acid transaminase: MYSYYNNDTILYLNGEYLKATAATTDLFGQSLHYGYAVFEGIRAYKTANGQVKVFKAKEHFDRLKRSCELIHIPYDFNNDELIAACYKVLEMNNMEEAYIRPLVFCPPNMTLKAASESNILICAWEWGAYLGEKLLRIMTSSFERPNPKAFKIESKSAGLYVNSILASQEAKQKGYDEALLMDMNGYVAEGPGANIFFEKDGKLFTPPAGNILAGITRATVIELCQELQIPLEEKLFTIDELKQADAAFFCGTAAEVVGLESIDGQPFAKTWASSLGKVLQQAYKARVLEKSFQREAQLA
- the ilvD gene encoding dihydroxy-acid dehydratase is translated as MELNKYSKTITQDPTQPAAQAQLYGIGLTEEDLKKAQVGIASMGYDGNTCNMHLNDLAQDVKKGVWANDLVGLTFHTIGVSDGMSNGTPGMRYSLVSRDLIADSIETVCGAQYYDALITVPGCDKNMPGSLMAMGRLNRPSIMVYGGTIAPGKYKGQDLNIISAFEALGQKMAGTLDEGDFKGIVMNSCPGAGACGGMYTANTMSSAIEALGMSLPYSSSSPALSKEKKEECANAGKYIRLLLEKDIKPRDIMTKEAFENALTVIMALGGSTNAVLHFIAIAKSVGVSVTLEDFQRSSDKTPLIADLKPSGKYLMEDLHNIGGVPLVMKYLLKQGRLHGHCMTVTGKTIAENLESVPDIDFGTQDIIVPVEKALKANGHIQILYGNLAEQGSVAKITGKEGEQFKGPARVFDGEFELIAGIQSGRVKKGDVVVIRQVGPKGAPGMPEMLKPTSAIMGVGLGKNVALITDGRFSGGTHGFVVGHITPEAFEGGNIALVQDDDIIEIDAVNNTINMEVSAEELAARRARWTAPALKVSNGILFKYAKLVKNATEGCVTDEG
- the ilvB gene encoding biosynthetic-type acetolactate synthase large subunit; this translates as MQQKDVLPMKAEEADKRLAAKPVISGAEAVIRSLIAEGVDTIFGYPGGAIMPIYDALYDFQDQVHHILVRHEQGATHAAQGYARSSGRTGVAFATSGPGATNLVTGLADAYMDSTPMVCITGQVGAALLGTDAFQETDVIGITMPITKWNIQVTRQEDIPGAIAKAFYIARSGRPGPVLVDITKNAQFGEFEYEYIPCTAIRSYQPVPQLNLDAVTAAAALINEAKKPFLLVGHGVLLSGAEKALIALAEKAQIPMASTLLGLSAVPVDHPLYVGMLGMHGNYGPNVLTGECDALIAVGMRFDDRVTGDVETYANKAKVIHIEIDAAEINKIIKADVAVYADAKTALEALLEEVNPASHEQWIAEFQAAHQKEYDKVQHRELYPEAGELKMAEVIRLISEKTKGEAVLVTDVGQHQMVASRYYRFKNPNTNITSGGMGTMGFSLPAAMGAKMGTPEKEVVAIIGDGCFQMTLQELGTIYQSKIGVKIVILNNNFLGMVRQWQQLFFDKRYSSTEMVNPDFVQIAKGFYIPGKKITAREDISAAIDEMLAHDGAYLLEVVVEKEDNVFPMVPAGAPVANIRLE
- the ilvN gene encoding acetolactate synthase small subunit, with the protein product MQKEYTVTVYTEDRIGITNRITIIFTRRGINITSLTTAETEIPGVYKFIITVMSTREKLDKVVGQIERLIEIHRAFVHEEEEVVYQELALYKISTRSLDTGDIERLIRENQARILTITADYFVIEKTGHQQELTDFIKKLEPYGLIEYSKSGRVAIVKWSRRFHEHLKELQAVPES
- the ilvC gene encoding ketol-acid reductoisomerase: MATINFGGVLEEVVTREEFPMEKAREVLKNEVIAVIGYGVQGPGQALNLKDNGFNVIVGQRKNSKTWDKAVADGWVPGETLFDIEEAAAKGTIIQFLLSDAGQITLWPTLKQHLAPGKALYFSHGFGITYKEQTGIIPPADVDVILVAPKGSGTSLRRLFLAGQGLNSSFAIFQDATGRAKERAVALGIGVGSGYLFETDFKKEVFSDLTGERGSLMGCIQGIFAAQYETLRRNGHSPSEAFNETVEELTQSLMPLVAENGMDWMYANCSTTAQRGALDWWKKFKDATQPVFDELYASVAAGKEAARSIASNSTPDYREKLNEELKELRESEMWQAGAAVRKLRPNA